GATCTCCTATCCGAATTTTAACTCTATCGATATTTGATATTCTTTTTTTACGCCGGATGTTCGAATAACAGAGACCTATCGGAACCACCCTGACCCCCGACTTCATGACAAGATGGCCGATTCCGGTTTTCGCCTTTTTCAACCGCTTTGGATTGGCGTTTCTGGTTCCTTCAGGAAAAATACCGATGCTGTGTCCGAGAGCAAGAAGAGACAGGCACCGTTCAATCACCATCCCCTTTTCTTCACATTTTCTCTTTTCCATGAATTTATATTTTCCCGGTTTGGAATAAGCGTATACCGGATCGATATGGCTTATAAGCCATCCGACAACAGGCACATATTGAAACATCCAGTCGACGACAAAATGTATTTTTGCACTGTTGCGCAGGAACACAAGCAGAGCCGCGATTATCAATGTTTCGATGTAATTGTTATGGTTCAAGGCAACTATAACCGGTTCGTTGATGTTCTTGATCACTGTTCGATTTTCTACGCTTCTGATCAAAAGACCTAATGTATTCAAGATAATCTTCACATAGAATCG
This is a stretch of genomic DNA from Spirochaetales bacterium. It encodes these proteins:
- a CDS encoding 1-acyl-sn-glycerol-3-phosphate acyltransferase; protein product: MIKNINEPVIVALNHNNYIETLIIAALLVFLRNSAKIHFVVDWMFQYVPVVGWLISHIDPVYAYSKPGKYKFMEKRKCEEKGMVIERCLSLLALGHSIGIFPEGTRNANPKRLKKAKTGIGHLVMKSGVRVVPIGLCYSNIRRKKRISNIDRVKIRIGDPIDFSEELALKHAETECRFLRENEKNIITRYLRNKITYRIMKMISDLSGKEYPYREEAPPSSLRRII